One Scleropages formosus chromosome 8, fSclFor1.1, whole genome shotgun sequence DNA window includes the following coding sequences:
- the polr3k gene encoding DNA-directed RNA polymerase III subunit RPC10, with translation MLLFCPTCGNVLIVEEGQKCYRFACNTCPYVHNITRKVTNRKYPKLKEVDDVLGGAAAWENVDSTAETCPKCEHPRAYFMQIQTRSADEPMTTFYKCCNQQCGHRWRD, from the exons atgcTACTGTTCTGCCCAACGTGTGGCAACGTGCTGATTGTGGAGGAGGGTCAGAAATGTTACCGCTTCGCTTGCAACACATGTCCTTACGTGCACAACATCACGAGGAAG GTAACCAACAGAAAGTACCCTAAGCTGAAGGAGGTGGACGATGTCCTGGGAGGTGCTGCTGCCTGGGAGAATGTGGATTCCACAGCAg AAACTTGTCCGAAGTGCGAGCACCCCCGAGCGTACTTTATGCAGATTCAGACGCGCTCTGCCGACGAGCCCATGACCACCTTCTACAAGTGCTGCAATCAGCAGTGCGGCCATCGCTGGAGAGACTGA
- the LOC108937287 gene encoding lipopolysaccharide-induced tumor necrosis factor-alpha factor homolog: MSSPSGTSELEKIEEDLRHVAAQIQQLRDRQSILEMLEEFRKSSPQSIKAAAEQQAEMESIQKTLRELLEKQEQLQKQSDGTLFPKTKREEIQRIISKGGVAVLPPQYGFDVVAPPPVPAPQIITDLENLPACPTHTVCPSCQQYIITETVSRVGGITWMVCIMCILIGCVAGCFLLPFCMKSFKDTVHRCPKCRSEIHTTRKL; the protein is encoded by the exons ATGTCGAGTCCCTCGGGCACAAGTGAGCTGGAAAAGATTGAAGAAGATCTGCGCCATGTGGCCGCTCAGATACAGCAGCTCAGAGACCGGCAGTCCATTCTGGAGATGCTGGAGGAGTTCAGGAAATCTAGCCCCCAGAGCATAAAAG CGGCAGCTGAGCAGCAGGCTGAGATGGAGAGCATTCAGAAGACCTTGAGGGAGCTGTTAGAGAAGCAGGAACAGCTGCAGAAGCAGAGCGATGGGACCCTCTTCCCAAAAACCAAACGGGAAG AGATTCAAAGGATCATCAGCAAAGGCGGCGTGGCCGTCCTTCCTCCCCAGTACGGCTTCGATGTTGTGGCTCCACCACCTGTTCCTG CTCCACAGATAATCACGGACTTAGAGAACCTgcccgcttgtcccacacataCTGTGTGCCCCTCGTGCCAACAGTACATCATCACAGAGACAGTCTCCAGAGTGGGTGGAATAACCTGGATGGTTTGCATCATGTGCATTCTGATTGG GTGCGTCGCTGGCTGCTTTCTGCTCCCGTTTTGCATGAAGAGCTTCAAGGACACTGTGCACAGGTGCCCAAAGTGTCGTTCCgagatccacaccaccaggaagctgtga
- the cdip1 gene encoding cell death-inducing p53-target protein 1, with protein sequence MSSDPPPPYPGGPSAPLIEEKNGQPPVSGSAPGPTAPPQGQPIPPEYSPPPYEFNPPMGFLPPHVPGEGPMPYPQATYYAPGPYPQPMPGQYGPCPGQFPPPGGHTATVIAPPGAATTVTVLQGEMFQSAPVQTVCPHCQQAIVTSISHDVGLMNILFCLFCCFVGCDAGCCLIPCFLNDLKDVTHTCPSCKGYIYTYKRVC encoded by the exons ATGTCCAGTGACCCGCCGCCGCCGTACCCAGGGGGTCCCAGTGCGCCCCTGATCGAGGAGAAGAACGGGCAACCGCCCGTCTCTG GCAGTGCTCCAGGGCCGACGGCACCCCCTCAGGGACAACCCATCCCACCCGAGTACAGCCCGCCACCCTACGAGTTCAACCCGCCCATGGGCTTCTTACCCCCGCACGTCCCAGGAGAGGGGCCTATGCCATACCCCCAGG CCACATACTACGCACCTGGGCCCTATCCCCAACCCATGCCGGGACAGTATGGGCCCTGCCCCGGTCAGTTCCCTCCCCCGGGAGGCCACACGGCCACAGTGATCGCACCCCCTGGGGCTGCCACAACGGTCACGGTACTCCAGGGAGAGATGTTCCAGTCGGCGCCGGTGCAGACGGTCTGTCCGCACTGCCAGCAGGCCATCGTCACGTCCATATCACACGACGTGGGTCTCATGAACATCCTCTTCTGTCTCTTCTGCTGCTTTGTGGG ATGCGACGCCGGGTGCTGCCTAATCCCTTGCTTCCTGAACGACCTCAAAGAtgtgacacacacctgtccGTCCTGCAAGGGCTACATCTACACATACAAGCGTGTGTGCTAA
- the snrnp25 gene encoding U11/U12 small nuclear ribonucleoprotein 25 kDa protein, protein MMADSENPPHGTPIKGLKQEEEEEEAVEAQPTVKDMKEEEEEAEEEAEEEEEEDEEEDEEALPHSEFLDIFEEGLARLVQDPLLCDLPIQVTLEEVNSQVALEYGQAMTVRVCKADGEVMPVVVVQNATVLDLKKAIRRFVELKQQREGGIKHLSWRYVWRTYHIVFNGAKLEEDKMKLKDYGIRNRDEVTFMKKLRKK, encoded by the exons ATGATGGCAGATTCAGAAAATCCCCCACATGGGACACCTATCAAGGGACTGaaacaagaggaggaggaggaggaggcagttGAGGCCCAGCCTACCGTGAAAGacatgaaggaggaggaggaggaggcggaagAGGAGgcggaagaggaggaggaggaagatgaggaggaagatgaggaggcGTTACCGCACTCTGAATTCCTGGATATCTTTGAGGAAGGATTGGCCCGACTGGTGCAAGATCCACTGCTCTGCGACCTCCCTATTCAG GTGACCCTGGAGGAAGTGAACTCGCAGGTGGCTCTGGAGTACGGCCAGGCCATGACAGTCCGTGTGTGCAAGGCTGATGGAGAAGTTATGC ctgttgtggtggtgcagaacGCCACAGTGCTGGACCTGAAGAAGGCCATCCGCAGGTTTGTGGAGCTGAAGCAGCAGCGCGAGGGTGGAATCAAGCACCTCAGCTG GAGGTACGTGTGGAGGACGTATCATATAGTGTTCAACGGTGCGAAGCTGGAAGAAGACAAGATGAAACTCAAAGA CTATGGGATAAGAAACCGAGATGAGGTAACATTCATGAAGAAACTGAGAAAGAAATGA